ATTGCAAAAAAAGAATATGTTAAAGAAGTTGTTAATATTAAAAATAGTGAAGATTTTCACGGTGGTAGTTTTACTATAGAATTCAAAAAATAATTTTTATATCAGTGTAATTTTTTACACTGATATACTATCTTTTAATTTATATAATTTAATTTGATTATTTTTTTGATAGATGGTGTTTGATTAGTTAGAATATTTTTGTAATTATAATTAAACAAATTTTATAAGTATTATAATTGATACTTTTGTAAACAATAATTTTCTTATTTAAATATTTTTTTATAATATTGTTTTTATACAGCTTCAAAATAATTAAATTTATAATATATGTCATAGTGAATTTTTAATTTAGTTACATACGATGGGTAAATTGAAGTTAAATTTTTTATTTAGTTTTATGTTTTTTTAATCATATGTTAGCATCAACTTAAAAGGCTGTAATTAAATTGCTTATTATTTGTTATGTTTTGAAGTAATAATTTTTTAATTTAAATGTTTTTATAGTGAAATATAAATTTCACTATAATTATATTAATCACCTTGATGATAATTTTTTTCTAATTCTAAGTCATGGTCATCGCTAGCGTTTTGTTTAGCCCATTCACACATCGCATCTCTTAGGAGTTGGTATTTTTTCTTTGATAACTCTTCTTTTTCGTTTAATGGTCTATCTTCTAAAAGCTTAATTTTAAAATATGTATCATCGCTTTTGGAATATTTTAAAAAGAATTCTACATAATCAAAATAATCTTTTTTTGTTTCATAATTTACTCTTTCTTCTACATAAATTGTAGGTCCAAAACCTGCGTGATTGTGATTGTAAAATCCAAAACCTGCTGAATACTCTACTCTATAAGTCATACTTTTACCTCATTTTTCTCTAAAAACTCTTCATAAGTTCCATGAAAATCAATTAAATTTCCATTTTCTAGTTGCCATATACGATTAGCAAAAGAATTAATCAATTCTCTATCGTGGCTAATACAAATAGCAACACCACCATACTCATACAATGCTTCGCCAAGAGAAATAATAGCTTCAAGGTCAAGGTGGTTATTTGGCTCGTCAAGTAAAATAAAGTTACCTTTTTCAAGCATTATCTTACTTAACATGAGCCTGTGTTTTTCACCACCACTTAAATCCTTTGCCATTTTTTCCTGATCGACTCCACTAAACAACATTCTACCCAAGCATTTACGAATTTCATCAATATCTTTATGTTTTTCGCTAATTAAATAGTCATATAGTTTCAAATTTTCACAAATTTTACTTGATGTGTCTTGCGGAAAGTAACTAGGTTCAATTGTAGCACCCATTTTTACACACCCATTATCAGGTTGAAGCTCACCTATGATTATTTTTGCTAAAGTGCTTTTTCCGGCTCCACTTGCTCCAATTATTGCTATTTTATCGCCTTTATTTACTTTAAGATTTAAGTTTTTAAATAGTTGCTTATCATAAGCTTTACTTATATTGTTTAGTTCTAAAACTTCATTACCAATTTCTCTATTACATCTAAATAAAATTGATGGGTCACGCCTACTTGAAATCTCTATTTCGCTTACATCAAGTTTTGCTAAGTTTTTTGCACGACTTGTTGCTTGTCTTGCTTTAGAAGCATTTGCGCTAAAACGAGCTATAAATTTTTCTAAAGCTTCTTTTTCTTTTAAATTCTTAGCAAGACTTGCTTCTTTTTGTCTTTTAATAAGTGTGCTTTGCATATACCAATCATCGTAATTTCCTGCAAATTCACGAATTTGTTTGAAATCTACATCAAGCATTCTTGTGCAAATACTATTTAAGAAAAATCTATCGTGAGAAATTACAACCATTGTTCCATCGTGGCGTTTTAGTTCATTTTCTAGCCAATTAATAGCGTCTAAATCAAGGTTATTCGTAGGCTCATCTAAAAATAACACATCAGGTTTAGCAAATAATACCTGTGCGATTAGAACTTTAAATTTATCACTTGTTTGAACATTTTTCATAAGTTCATCATAATTATGAAGATTTAAAGAGCTTAATATTTTTTCACATCTAGTATCGTATTCATAATTTGGGTCTTCTTCTGCACAAATCATTTCAAGTTCGCTTAAGCGATTATTTATTTCATCGGTATAATCCGTGCAAGTTGCATATATATTTTCTTTTTCTTTTACTGCATTATAAAGTCTTTTGTTTCCATATAAAACTGCATCTTTTAAACTAAATTCTTCATACGCAAATTGATTTTGCTCTAACACGCCGTATCTTACGCCATTTTCAAAACTAACTTCTCCGCTAGTTGCTTCAAGTTCTCCTGCTATAATTTTTAAAAATGTTGATTTTCCAGCCCCGTTTGCACCGATAAGTCCATATTTTTCGCCTCTTTTTAAGCTTAAATTTACATTTTCAAATAATAATCCCGTAGGGTATCTCATAGTAAGTGATTTGATTTCTACCATTTTTTATCCTTTTTTTATATAATCTTAGTTTAATAATTTTAAAGGTTAATAATTTTATGAATAATAACTCAATATTAAATAATCTTATACTTTCTTTACCAAGTGTAACACTTGTATTTGAAATTTTAGTAATTATTATTTCTATATATTTTAAAAAGTTTAATATATTGTTTATAACTTTATTATTGTTGATTTCAAAAATTTTTTATTTGTTTTACAATATATATGAAACCAATATTTTTATAAGTATATTTATTCCATTTATATTTTGTTTGTTATTATCCTTAAAAAAGCAATATGATACTATAAAATCATTGATTTCTATCTTAACTATATTTATTTTATACATAATATTAGCTACTATTTTGATACATAATACAAATTTTATACTTGCAGTAAGTAATAATTTTTTAGAGCAAAGTTTATTTATAAGTGATTTATTTTTAGTTTTATTTATTATATTTTTTCTATATTTATGTTTTATAAGATTATTTATTAAATTTGAAAATATTATTTTTATAATTTATTTTTTATCTATGTTTGAATTTGTTTTTTATACTTTATTTGAAAAATCATATACTACTTATTTTGAATTTGCATCTTTATTTTTATTAATATTCTTTTGTATTGATGGGTATAAACTTATTTTTTATGATAGTTTAACAAAGTTATTAAATCGTAGAGCTTTTGATAAAGCTATTATTACAAAAAATGATATTATTTGTTTGATAGGGGTTGATTGTTTTAAGAATATTAATGAAAAATATGGAATTGATGCTGGTGATTTTGTTTTAAAAAAATTAGCATCAGTACTAAAGGATAATTATAAGCAAATTTATAGATTTGGTGGAGATGAATTTATAATTATTTTTAATAATATTGAATTTAAAGATTGTATATTAGAATTAGATAATATAAGAAAAGTTATTAGTAATTATGATTTTAGTTTTGGTAAAAATAAAATCAAATTAACTATAAGTGCTGGGCTTTCTCAAGTTTTTGATGATAAATTTAGTGCTTTGAAAAAGGCTAATGAGTATTTA
This genomic interval from Campylobacter sp. MG1 contains the following:
- a CDS encoding ABC-F family ATP-binding cassette domain-containing protein; this encodes MVEIKSLTMRYPTGLLFENVNLSLKRGEKYGLIGANGAGKSTFLKIIAGELEATSGEVSFENGVRYGVLEQNQFAYEEFSLKDAVLYGNKRLYNAVKEKENIYATCTDYTDEINNRLSELEMICAEEDPNYEYDTRCEKILSSLNLHNYDELMKNVQTSDKFKVLIAQVLFAKPDVLFLDEPTNNLDLDAINWLENELKRHDGTMVVISHDRFFLNSICTRMLDVDFKQIREFAGNYDDWYMQSTLIKRQKEASLAKNLKEKEALEKFIARFSANASKARQATSRAKNLAKLDVSEIEISSRRDPSILFRCNREIGNEVLELNNISKAYDKQLFKNLNLKVNKGDKIAIIGASGAGKSTLAKIIIGELQPDNGCVKMGATIEPSYFPQDTSSKICENLKLYDYLISEKHKDIDEIRKCLGRMLFSGVDQEKMAKDLSGGEKHRLMLSKIMLEKGNFILLDEPNNHLDLEAIISLGEALYEYGGVAICISHDRELINSFANRIWQLENGNLIDFHGTYEEFLEKNEVKV
- a CDS encoding GGDEF domain-containing protein, which encodes MFEFVFYTLFEKSYTTYFEFASLFLLIFFCIDGYKLIFYDSLTKLLNRRAFDKAIITKNDIICLIGVDCFKNINEKYGIDAGDFVLKKLASVLKDNYKQIYRFGGDEFIIIFNNIEFKDCILELDNIRKVISNYDFSFGKNKIKLTISAGLSQVFDDKFSALKKANEYLYTAKSNGRNRVIYGK